AGTTTTATGGCAGATTTTAGAATCGGCGAGGTTACAAACCTCGCCTACCTATTTGAGGTATAAGTCTCCGAAACCGGTGCCATCGCAACTGCCAGATTAATTTCCAGCGGTTGACATGATGTGTAAAGAGTCTTTGCCCATCCAGCTCAAGCACAGGAATCAGATATTTATATTTTGTGAAGAGTCTCATATCCTTCGTAATGTCAATTTCTTCTACCGCAATAAACGATGTTTTCGCTCTGATATTCTGTAGCACTGCCTTTGCGTCGTCGCAGAGCGGACAATCCGGTTTCGTGTAGAATTGGAGTTGCATCGGTTCGGTTTTCAACTTTTTAGTTATGTGTCTCTGTTCTCTTCTACAACATTTCAACCCTACGGGTTTTTTAAAGATTTTTTAATGATGTG
This genomic interval from Candidatus Poribacteria bacterium contains the following:
- a CDS encoding glutaredoxin family protein — translated: MQLQFYTKPDCPLCDDAKAVLQNIRAKTSFIAVEEIDITKDMRLFTKYKYLIPVLELDGQRLFTHHVNRWKLIWQLRWHRFRRLIPQIGRRGL